The following are from one region of the Sandaracinus amylolyticus genome:
- a CDS encoding PEGA domain-containing protein, translated as MAWLAIAALGTLLSLTVPATRAEAQRGIPVNVESVPPGATVYLDTPDGAPLGTTPLTAVRVPAGAHTLIFRMPNFEEARLTVTVRRRRETFRAVLRPLGTIEVSAGNEGARGAQVRIDGQVVGGGTLGSLPIRVESLQPGRHQVEISREGYNNFEQWVEVQGGQVVRVTAMLERAAPTTGSILVSADIQGAPIFLDGQPRGATTTVLDDVPAGMHQIEIRPEGEDVQPFSQQVLVQAGQRATVSATLRRAQTAPTTGSIAVITDAPNAEVRINGQPLPLGTFSRDGLAPGNYVVQVIAEGHQAFRREVTVTAGQTTSVDAQLARELGPPGRINIVVANVSGARVTVDGEERSAPFVVNQPEAGTHAVVVRADGYEEVSFTCSTAPGAPPGDSCDRTINMAPLAVALRVTLQEEIEGVAVLTVDGREIGQVPYEGRVPVGDHTFEVSAEGYEPFRRQMLVSYGEGAITIDAHLRDSSEEAAAEGTTHSALPIAMNHPMIDASIGWPYLAELRLSIGLHELFDAGFGIRTFGRITEFEGRLRFGGRVLRQLAFGVQTRFGGGIGPSSSVGTPDYSEFDGDPTMAGDQPLPNELHQEYRPGVPGEARWDYPVNTAFFSVEGLMSLLLEPIAAVTLWLGMDITSDEYAASARNSSAYADFNSEGGPICVTDGTELHCDRQDMARFRLGGAVDFVLSANFNIWFIFEGVLAQTSDHRRMLSGFIGDALDIRIYPRLGITYKF; from the coding sequence TTGGCCTGGCTGGCAATCGCAGCGCTGGGCACGCTCCTCTCGCTCACGGTTCCAGCGACGCGCGCCGAGGCGCAGCGCGGCATCCCGGTCAACGTCGAGTCCGTTCCCCCGGGCGCGACCGTCTATCTCGACACGCCCGACGGGGCGCCCCTCGGCACCACGCCGCTCACCGCGGTCCGCGTCCCCGCGGGCGCGCACACGCTGATCTTCCGGATGCCGAACTTCGAGGAGGCGCGGCTCACGGTGACGGTGCGCCGTCGCCGCGAGACGTTCCGCGCCGTCCTCCGTCCGCTCGGCACCATCGAGGTCAGCGCGGGCAACGAAGGCGCGCGCGGCGCGCAGGTGCGGATCGACGGCCAGGTCGTCGGCGGAGGCACCCTCGGATCGCTCCCGATCCGGGTGGAGAGCCTCCAGCCGGGCCGGCACCAGGTCGAGATCTCGCGCGAGGGCTACAACAACTTCGAGCAGTGGGTCGAGGTGCAGGGCGGACAGGTGGTCCGCGTCACCGCGATGCTCGAACGTGCGGCGCCGACGACGGGCTCGATCCTCGTCAGCGCCGACATCCAAGGCGCACCGATCTTCCTCGATGGTCAGCCACGAGGCGCGACGACGACGGTGCTCGACGACGTGCCCGCGGGCATGCACCAGATCGAGATCCGGCCGGAGGGCGAGGACGTCCAGCCGTTCTCGCAGCAGGTGCTGGTGCAGGCGGGACAGCGCGCGACGGTGAGTGCGACGCTGCGCCGCGCGCAGACCGCGCCGACGACCGGATCGATCGCGGTCATCACCGACGCGCCGAACGCCGAGGTGCGCATCAACGGTCAGCCGCTGCCGCTCGGCACGTTCTCGCGCGACGGTCTCGCGCCGGGCAACTACGTCGTGCAGGTGATCGCGGAGGGGCACCAGGCGTTCCGCCGCGAGGTCACGGTCACGGCGGGACAGACGACGTCGGTCGACGCGCAGCTCGCGCGCGAGCTCGGTCCGCCGGGCCGCATCAACATCGTAGTCGCGAACGTCTCGGGCGCCCGGGTCACGGTCGACGGCGAGGAGCGCTCGGCGCCGTTCGTCGTGAACCAGCCGGAGGCGGGCACGCACGCGGTGGTGGTTCGCGCCGACGGCTACGAAGAGGTCAGCTTCACCTGCTCGACCGCGCCGGGCGCGCCTCCGGGCGACTCGTGTGATCGCACGATCAACATGGCGCCCCTCGCGGTGGCGCTGCGGGTGACGCTGCAGGAGGAGATCGAGGGCGTCGCGGTGCTCACCGTCGACGGTCGCGAGATCGGCCAGGTGCCCTACGAGGGCCGGGTCCCGGTGGGCGATCACACCTTCGAGGTGAGCGCCGAGGGCTACGAGCCGTTCCGCCGGCAGATGCTGGTGAGCTACGGCGAGGGCGCGATCACGATCGACGCGCACCTGCGCGACTCGAGCGAGGAAGCGGCGGCCGAGGGCACGACGCACTCCGCGCTGCCGATCGCGATGAACCACCCGATGATCGACGCGTCGATCGGCTGGCCGTACCTCGCCGAGCTGCGCCTCTCGATCGGCCTGCACGAGCTCTTCGACGCGGGCTTCGGCATTCGCACCTTCGGGCGCATCACGGAGTTCGAGGGTCGCCTGCGCTTCGGCGGTCGCGTGCTGCGTCAGCTCGCGTTCGGTGTGCAGACGCGCTTCGGCGGCGGCATCGGGCCGAGCAGCAGCGTCGGCACCCCCGACTACTCGGAGTTCGACGGCGATCCGACGATGGCGGGCGACCAGCCGCTGCCGAACGAGCTCCACCAGGAGTACCGCCCGGGCGTGCCCGGTGAGGCGCGCTGGGATTACCCGGTCAACACCGCGTTCTTCTCGGTCGAGGGCCTGATGTCGCTCCTCCTCGAGCCGATCGCGGCGGTCACGCTCTGGCTCGGGATGGACATCACGAGCGACGAGTACGCGGCGAGCGCGCGCAACTCGAGCGCCTACGCCGACTTCAACTCGGAGGGCGGCCCGATCTGCGTGACCGACGGGACCGAGCTGCACTGCGATCGCCAGGACATGGCGCGCTTCCGCCTCGGCGGCGCGGTGGACTTCGTCCTCTCGGCGAACTTCAACATCTGGTTCATCTTCGAGGGCGTGCTCGCGCAGACGAGCGATCACCGGCGCATGCTGAGCGGCTTCATCGGCGACGCGCTGGACATCCGCATCTATCCGCGGCTCGGCATCACCTACAAGTTCTGA
- a CDS encoding RNA polymerase sigma factor, protein MRRDVAMRVIEGGGADAGRAESRSPVDQEERALLTRAAGGDDAAVRRLYRDHVDRVFRTVARILGSSDPDVEDVVQQTFLAALDGADRFDGRSKLSTWIIGIATRRALDQARDRWRRSRWQRVTEWVGLGRAAGRPDDTHDSRSLAEWALAKLTPDQRTVFVLHEVEGHTLAEVSAMTGTGISTLHARLVAGRKRLDAALASIGAETHSLPGSGGDDHDAT, encoded by the coding sequence GTGAGACGGGACGTGGCGATGCGCGTCATCGAAGGGGGCGGAGCCGACGCCGGGCGCGCGGAGTCGCGCTCCCCGGTGGACCAGGAAGAGCGCGCGCTGCTCACGCGCGCGGCAGGGGGCGACGACGCCGCGGTGCGGCGGCTGTACCGCGACCACGTCGACCGCGTGTTCCGCACCGTCGCGCGGATCCTCGGCTCGAGCGATCCCGACGTCGAGGACGTGGTCCAGCAGACCTTCCTCGCCGCGCTCGACGGGGCCGATCGCTTCGACGGGCGCTCCAAGCTCTCGACGTGGATCATCGGCATCGCGACCCGCCGGGCCCTCGACCAGGCGCGCGACCGCTGGCGTCGCTCCCGCTGGCAGCGGGTGACCGAGTGGGTCGGCCTGGGGCGCGCCGCAGGACGTCCCGACGACACCCACGACTCGCGATCGCTCGCGGAGTGGGCCCTCGCGAAGCTCACCCCCGACCAGCGCACGGTGTTCGTGCTGCACGAGGTCGAGGGGCACACGCTCGCCGAGGTGAGCGCCATGACCGGCACCGGCATCTCGACGCTGCACGCCCGCCTGGTCGCGGGTCGGAAGCGGCTCGATGCCGCGCTCGCGTCCATCGGCGCCGAGACGCATTCGCTTCCGGGCAGTGGAGGAGACGATCATGACGCGACGTGA
- a CDS encoding FecR family protein, with translation MTRRDASARAVDALRASPPELDELRRARMERRLVDAVGRGERARETGVEPRRSGGRAWAAAGGALAVAAVVGLAVIVRPVLFGGGEQRPVARFEMGGTRTASGTLDVGGALEVGPGERAEVRVGGVELDLEGGSAMRFGSLDVRDVRVELTSGGVDVAFHPRERGRERLSIETPSARVEVVGTVFSVRLQGGATRVAVREGTVRVVPRRASESAVLVHAGESVEIDGEPAAEARAPEPAAAPVETVEPPVAVVVEAAPRARRETAPAAPIAPALPRAVEPAAIEIADEVPSAVVQPPEVAPVSPRQRLAAARHVLEDLRDHPRARAMLVELVRDRDAPIDVRAEAQTLIADSFLATGEAHEAADAYERAAALGRGRPEGANALFSLARLQEGALRDRDAARATYVRYLQEAPHGAHAQLVRAAVCRLGGDPAVPCGGGGAR, from the coding sequence ATGACGCGACGTGATGCGAGCGCGCGAGCCGTGGATGCGCTCCGGGCGTCGCCGCCGGAGCTCGACGAGCTGCGGCGCGCGCGGATGGAACGGCGGCTCGTGGACGCGGTGGGCCGCGGAGAGCGGGCGCGCGAGACCGGCGTGGAGCCGCGCAGGAGCGGTGGGCGCGCGTGGGCCGCAGCGGGCGGTGCGCTCGCGGTCGCGGCGGTGGTCGGGCTCGCGGTGATCGTGCGTCCGGTGCTGTTCGGCGGCGGCGAGCAGCGCCCGGTGGCGCGCTTCGAGATGGGTGGGACGCGCACGGCGAGCGGGACGCTCGACGTGGGCGGTGCGCTCGAGGTCGGTCCGGGCGAGCGCGCCGAGGTGCGCGTGGGCGGCGTGGAGCTCGACCTCGAGGGCGGCAGCGCGATGCGCTTCGGCTCGCTCGACGTGCGCGACGTGCGCGTGGAGCTGACGAGCGGCGGCGTGGACGTCGCGTTCCATCCGCGCGAGCGCGGTCGCGAGCGGCTGAGCATCGAGACGCCGAGCGCGCGGGTCGAGGTCGTGGGCACCGTGTTCTCGGTGCGGCTCCAGGGCGGCGCGACGCGCGTCGCGGTGCGCGAGGGCACGGTGCGGGTGGTGCCGCGCAGGGCGTCGGAGAGCGCGGTGCTGGTGCACGCGGGCGAGAGCGTCGAGATCGACGGCGAGCCCGCGGCGGAGGCGCGCGCGCCCGAGCCCGCTGCGGCGCCGGTCGAGACGGTGGAGCCGCCGGTCGCGGTGGTGGTCGAGGCCGCTCCGCGCGCGCGCCGCGAGACCGCACCTGCAGCGCCGATCGCGCCCGCGCTCCCGCGCGCGGTCGAGCCCGCGGCCATCGAGATCGCCGACGAGGTCCCGAGCGCGGTGGTGCAGCCGCCCGAGGTCGCGCCGGTCTCGCCGCGACAGCGCCTCGCCGCCGCGCGCCACGTGCTCGAGGACCTGCGCGATCATCCGCGCGCCCGCGCGATGCTCGTCGAGCTGGTGCGCGATCGCGATGCGCCGATCGACGTGCGCGCCGAGGCGCAGACGCTGATCGCCGATTCGTTCCTCGCGACCGGCGAGGCGCACGAGGCCGCCGACGCGTACGAGCGCGCGGCGGCGCTGGGGCGTGGTCGTCCCGAGGGCGCGAACGCGCTCTTCTCGCTCGCGCGCCTGCAGGAGGGCGCGCTGCGCGATCGCGATGCCGCGCGTGCCACCTACGTGCGCTACCTCCAGGAGGCGCCGCACGGCGCGCACGCCCAGCTGGTGCGCGCGGCGGTCTGTCGGCTCGGCGGCGATCCCGCGGTCCCGTGCGGAGGAGGAGGCGCGCGTTGA
- the tmk gene encoding dTMP kinase encodes MIEGLFIVLEGVDGAGTTTHTKRLADALRDRGLPVHTTREPSDGPIGVQIRQILTGRLVVPGMTGPRPPSWTTMALLFAADRMDHVEASITPNLMDGVTVISDRYYHSSVAYQSITGGGEPETIAWVKEINRHARRPDLTIVLDVPDEVAARRRAARGASRELFDDYELQTQLAAFYRRFAEHFPGERIEFVTADRDVEEVAADVLVIVKRLRRDPD; translated from the coding sequence ATGATCGAGGGGCTCTTCATCGTCCTCGAGGGCGTCGACGGCGCAGGCACCACGACGCACACGAAGCGACTCGCCGACGCGCTGCGCGACCGCGGCCTGCCGGTGCACACCACGCGCGAGCCGAGCGACGGCCCGATCGGCGTGCAGATCCGGCAGATCCTCACCGGGCGCCTGGTGGTGCCGGGCATGACCGGCCCGCGACCGCCCTCGTGGACGACGATGGCCCTGCTCTTCGCCGCCGATCGCATGGACCACGTCGAGGCGTCGATCACGCCGAACCTGATGGACGGCGTCACCGTGATCAGCGACCGCTACTACCACTCGTCGGTCGCGTACCAGTCGATCACCGGCGGCGGCGAGCCCGAGACGATCGCGTGGGTGAAGGAGATCAACCGCCACGCGCGGCGTCCCGACCTCACGATCGTGCTCGACGTGCCCGACGAGGTCGCGGCGCGACGTCGTGCGGCGCGGGGAGCGAGCCGCGAGCTCTTCGACGACTACGAGCTGCAGACCCAGCTCGCGGCGTTCTACCGGCGCTTCGCCGAGCACTTCCCGGGCGAGCGCATCGAGTTCGTCACGGCCGACCGCGACGTCGAGGAGGTCGCGGCCGACGTGCTCGTGATCGTGAAGCGCCTCCGGCGCGATCCCGACTGA
- a CDS encoding TetR/AcrR family transcriptional regulator, translating to MTPPRSDPDTGKRDVILDAALELFAERGFHGTAVPLVAERAKVGAGTIYRYFESKEHLVNALYRREKQRMTAALADGFPFDRPAREQFHVLFERAIVFMKANAVSVRFLELHHHADYLDAESRALEEQGNAMVEAAFRVSIAQLAMRDLPPALLVAIVWGVFDGLLRAWSEGRLELSEETVAQAEQCCWEAIRR from the coding sequence ATGACTCCGCCTCGCAGCGATCCCGACACCGGCAAGCGCGACGTCATCCTCGACGCCGCGCTCGAGCTCTTCGCGGAGCGGGGCTTCCACGGGACGGCGGTGCCGCTGGTCGCGGAGCGCGCGAAGGTCGGCGCCGGCACGATCTATCGCTACTTCGAGAGCAAGGAGCACCTCGTCAACGCGCTCTACCGCCGCGAGAAGCAGCGCATGACGGCGGCGCTCGCCGACGGGTTCCCCTTCGATCGCCCGGCGCGCGAGCAGTTCCACGTGCTCTTCGAGCGCGCGATCGTGTTCATGAAGGCCAACGCGGTCTCGGTGCGCTTCCTCGAGCTGCACCACCACGCGGACTATCTCGACGCCGAGAGCCGCGCCCTCGAGGAGCAGGGCAACGCGATGGTCGAGGCCGCGTTCCGCGTCTCGATCGCACAGCTCGCGATGCGCGACCTGCCGCCCGCGCTGCTGGTCGCGATCGTGTGGGGCGTGTTCGACGGGCTGCTCCGCGCGTGGTCCGAGGGACGGCTCGAGCTGAGCGAGGAGACCGTCGCGCAGGCCGAGCAGTGCTGCTGGGAGGCGATCCGACGCTGA
- a CDS encoding SDR family oxidoreductase, whose translation MASKQIVLITGGTAGIGKHTALHLHARGHRVIATGRNEKAMAELRRHGIETVALDVTSAESIRAAKDTIDRMTEGHGVDVLVNNAGYGLFGPVEMLSDEDVRAQFDTNVFGLLAVTRAFVPQMRARGAGRVINVSSVGGRMVFPLGGVYHATKYAVEALSDALRMELRQFGIRVSVIEPGYIKTEFTATTMGLLRKYEAEGSPYARAMAVAGKADEAIGPLAVGPESVARAIEHAAVSRWPRARYVAPFYNALGPVMLALLPRWLSDWAFRRVAGLNAGAPSDAPRLPAQAA comes from the coding sequence ATGGCGTCGAAGCAGATCGTCCTGATCACCGGTGGCACCGCGGGCATCGGCAAACACACCGCGCTGCACCTGCACGCGCGCGGGCACCGCGTGATCGCGACCGGGCGCAACGAGAAGGCGATGGCCGAGCTGCGCCGGCACGGCATCGAGACGGTCGCGCTCGACGTGACGAGCGCCGAGTCGATCCGCGCTGCGAAGGACACGATCGATCGCATGACCGAGGGCCACGGCGTCGACGTGCTCGTGAACAACGCGGGCTACGGGCTCTTCGGTCCGGTGGAGATGCTGTCCGACGAGGACGTGCGCGCGCAGTTCGACACCAACGTGTTCGGCCTGCTCGCGGTCACGCGCGCGTTCGTGCCGCAGATGCGCGCACGCGGCGCGGGGCGCGTGATCAACGTGAGCAGCGTCGGCGGGCGCATGGTGTTCCCGCTGGGCGGCGTCTATCACGCGACGAAGTACGCGGTGGAGGCGCTCAGCGACGCGCTGCGGATGGAGCTGCGCCAGTTCGGGATCCGGGTGTCGGTGATCGAGCCGGGGTACATCAAGACCGAGTTCACCGCGACGACGATGGGGCTGCTCCGCAAGTACGAGGCGGAGGGCTCGCCGTATGCGCGCGCGATGGCGGTCGCGGGGAAGGCCGACGAGGCGATCGGGCCGCTCGCGGTGGGGCCGGAGTCGGTCGCGCGGGCGATCGAGCACGCGGCGGTGTCGCGATGGCCGCGCGCCCGCTACGTCGCGCCGTTCTACAACGCGCTCGGGCCGGTGATGCTCGCGCTGCTGCCGCGCTGGCTGAGCGATTGGGCGTTCCGGCGCGTCGCGGGGCTGAACGCGGGCGCGCCCAGCGACGCGCCGCGGCTGCCGGCGCAGGCGGCGTGA
- a CDS encoding PEGA domain-containing protein: MRWILAFAVVVMWTSAGWVPAARAQERSSIETARAHMEQGQAYYLQGRFGEAAAEFEAAYEAEPFSAFLYNAAVAYENAGDLSRALDYFRSYLQRDPSASDREAVEQRVTRLTAELERRRAAAEATPPPAEEGAAPPAEGAPPVESAAPIEAAPPPAALPEDFKSLVSVRTDPEGATITIAQEGREVARGSSPFSYTLDQGRYHVRIEHPDFNVAEQDITVEPGKVYVVIVNLSQGEFLGYLRVVSDVPGAQVFVDDREAGPRGRTPFEGPVPVGAHHVWIERAGYETIEQDVEVGVGEERDVRVELQRVAFGRVRVIGNVRGARVRVDGELVGTVPYEGQVPAGEHVVRVESDGMKAWEQRVEIARGQLTPLRVRLRPDVGRGGAWVASTFAVLLAGGGVALAFVAEDLRATLERERDAGTLATNDERLDHGLYYTIGADTAFGLALIVGAVGLYYLLYDPLPPSEGTVLEARDWALAPMFDPRTGTIGAAAGGRF; this comes from the coding sequence ATGCGCTGGATCTTGGCGTTCGCTGTCGTGGTGATGTGGACGAGCGCGGGCTGGGTGCCCGCGGCGCGCGCGCAGGAGCGGTCGTCGATCGAGACCGCCCGCGCGCACATGGAGCAGGGGCAGGCCTACTACCTCCAGGGGCGCTTCGGAGAGGCCGCCGCGGAGTTCGAGGCCGCCTACGAGGCGGAGCCCTTCAGCGCGTTCCTCTACAACGCGGCCGTCGCCTACGAGAACGCGGGGGACCTCTCGCGCGCGCTCGACTACTTCCGGAGCTACCTGCAGCGCGATCCCTCGGCGTCGGATCGCGAGGCCGTCGAGCAGCGCGTCACGCGCCTGACCGCCGAGCTCGAGCGCCGCCGCGCCGCCGCGGAGGCCACGCCGCCGCCCGCCGAAGAAGGCGCGGCCCCGCCCGCCGAAGGCGCGCCGCCGGTCGAGAGCGCTGCGCCGATCGAGGCCGCGCCCCCTCCGGCCGCGCTGCCCGAGGACTTCAAGTCGCTCGTCTCGGTCCGCACCGATCCCGAGGGCGCGACCATCACGATCGCGCAGGAGGGCCGCGAGGTCGCGCGCGGCTCGTCGCCCTTCTCGTACACGCTCGATCAGGGCCGCTACCACGTCCGCATCGAGCACCCCGACTTCAACGTCGCGGAGCAGGACATCACGGTCGAGCCCGGCAAGGTCTACGTCGTGATCGTCAACCTCAGCCAGGGCGAGTTCCTCGGCTACCTGCGGGTCGTGAGCGACGTGCCCGGCGCGCAGGTCTTCGTCGACGATCGCGAGGCCGGGCCGCGTGGGCGCACGCCCTTCGAGGGACCGGTGCCGGTCGGCGCGCACCACGTGTGGATCGAGCGCGCCGGCTACGAGACGATCGAGCAGGACGTCGAGGTCGGCGTCGGCGAGGAGCGCGACGTGCGCGTCGAGCTGCAGCGCGTCGCGTTCGGTCGCGTGCGCGTGATCGGCAACGTGCGCGGCGCGCGCGTGCGCGTCGACGGAGAGCTCGTGGGCACGGTGCCCTACGAGGGGCAGGTGCCGGCGGGCGAGCACGTGGTGCGCGTCGAGTCGGACGGCATGAAGGCGTGGGAGCAGCGCGTCGAGATCGCGCGCGGACAGCTGACGCCGCTCCGGGTGCGGCTGCGGCCCGACGTCGGGCGCGGCGGCGCGTGGGTCGCGTCGACGTTCGCGGTGCTGCTCGCGGGCGGCGGCGTGGCCCTCGCGTTCGTCGCCGAGGATCTGCGGGCGACGCTCGAGCGCGAGCGCGACGCGGGCACGCTCGCGACGAACGACGAGCGGCTCGATCACGGGCTCTACTACACGATCGGTGCGGACACGGCGTTCGGCCTCGCGCTGATCGTCGGCGCGGTGGGTCTCTACTACCTGCTCTACGATCCGCTGCCGCCCTCCGAAGGAACGGTGCTCGAAGCGCGCGACTGGGCGCTGGCGCCGATGTTCGATCCGCGCACCGGCACGATCGGTGCGGCCGCGGGAGGTCGTTTCTGA
- a CDS encoding integrin alpha yields MRASRMLGIAIVLAGCDPTVWDGVRNDAPVLVIDGPGGGVAGDFGRVIVGFEGEVAGGGVSRYAVTGGVGSFGSSAFYVFGGYDGLPSDPTPRFENSLLFEGCDEGECAEGHGASLAAFPEWTLGDGRMLHACIAAPSLSTGSVQIRCEDLTLTQTIAGPSGEAFGTSAAGIPHAQHRVGAALFGAPDASSGEGAIYRLPIGGGAPVRIDLSGAMLPAGAHVGAQLAVAPLDGRAVMFAARADLEGDTDRVVIGTIDIDDAAVTTVTVRGCLEGPGGYGSALAIGDLDGDDVADVVIGTSIDATEQRIDVIEGAALPASTSCAADATQPTNVSSITCPDVATDDVACGDDERIGLGAALAIGDVDGDGTNDLIAGAPAASPEGRAGGGAVFVLAGQAGALGMLGIRSVALYHSSQTQGMQLGTAVAAVRGADRSEVVAGAPGERQIVVFLCSGLGDDVPMDGRDRGCL; encoded by the coding sequence ATGCGCGCCTCGAGGATGCTCGGGATCGCGATCGTGCTCGCCGGGTGCGATCCGACGGTCTGGGACGGCGTGCGCAACGACGCGCCGGTGCTGGTGATCGACGGGCCCGGTGGCGGCGTCGCGGGCGACTTCGGTCGCGTCATCGTCGGCTTCGAGGGCGAGGTCGCGGGCGGCGGGGTGTCGCGCTACGCGGTGACCGGCGGCGTGGGCTCGTTCGGCAGCTCCGCGTTCTACGTGTTCGGCGGCTACGACGGATTGCCCTCCGATCCGACGCCCCGCTTCGAGAACTCGCTGCTCTTCGAGGGCTGCGACGAGGGCGAGTGCGCCGAGGGCCACGGCGCGTCGCTCGCGGCGTTCCCCGAGTGGACGCTGGGCGACGGACGCATGCTGCACGCGTGCATCGCCGCGCCCTCGCTCTCGACCGGGAGCGTGCAGATCCGCTGCGAGGATCTGACGCTCACCCAGACCATCGCGGGGCCGAGCGGCGAGGCGTTCGGCACGTCCGCCGCGGGCATCCCGCACGCGCAGCATCGCGTGGGCGCGGCGCTCTTCGGCGCGCCCGACGCGAGCAGCGGTGAGGGCGCGATCTATCGCCTCCCGATCGGCGGCGGCGCGCCGGTGCGCATCGATCTCTCGGGCGCGATGCTCCCCGCGGGCGCGCACGTGGGCGCGCAGCTCGCGGTCGCGCCGCTCGACGGTCGCGCGGTGATGTTCGCCGCGCGCGCCGACCTCGAGGGCGACACCGACCGCGTGGTGATCGGCACGATCGACATCGACGACGCGGCGGTCACCACCGTGACGGTCCGGGGCTGCCTCGAGGGGCCCGGCGGCTACGGCAGCGCGCTCGCGATCGGCGATCTCGACGGAGACGACGTGGCCGACGTCGTGATCGGCACGAGCATCGACGCGACCGAGCAGCGCATCGACGTCATCGAGGGCGCCGCGCTGCCCGCGAGCACGTCGTGCGCGGCCGACGCGACGCAGCCCACGAACGTGTCGTCGATCACGTGCCCCGACGTCGCGACCGACGACGTGGCGTGCGGCGACGACGAGCGCATCGGGCTCGGCGCCGCGCTGGCGATCGGCGACGTCGACGGAGACGGAACGAACGATCTGATCGCGGGTGCGCCGGCGGCGAGCCCCGAGGGGCGCGCCGGCGGCGGCGCGGTGTTCGTGCTCGCGGGGCAGGCCGGCGCGCTCGGCATGCTGGGCATCCGCAGCGTCGCGCTCTACCACTCGTCGCAGACCCAGGGCATGCAGCTCGGCACGGCGGTCGCGGCGGTGCGCGGCGCCGACCGCAGCGAAGTGGTGGCGGGCGCGCCCGGAGAAAGGCAGATCGTGGTGTTCCTCTGCTCGGGCCTCGGTGACGACGTGCCGATGGATGGTCGCGACCGCGGCTGCCTCTGA
- a CDS encoding sigma-54-dependent transcriptional regulator produces MREKKQILIADDEANLRRVLGAQLQRDGYDVLMAEDGEQALATLADHHVDVVISDLRMPKLDGMQLLKRITASQPELPVIIITAHGTVDTAVEALKLGAFDYVTKPFDRTEFKNVVDKASRTAELRQREGEMAERGLIGQSPAMLSIYSVIEKVADTPSTVLITGESGTGKELIARALHEKSSRHDKPFIRVNCAAIPRDLIESELFGYEKGAFTGAVTSKPGRFELADGGTLFLDEIGEIPVNMQVKLLRAIQEQEFERVGGIKTIEVDVRLIAATNRDLAQEIKEQRFREDLYYRLNVVQMRLPPLRERQGDIPLLVEHFVKRFRERLKKSRVVGVSENAMEVLLAHPWPGNIRELENVIERAMLFCDGERIDVGDLPPDLRTVPSSSPGSHAAPASARRAEAAHDDEEDEDLGEEPTASGEIGLKELVREAAAKVERELIVRALQQTGGNVTHTARLLKISRKSLQTKMKELGLREARED; encoded by the coding sequence ATGCGAGAAAAGAAGCAGATCCTGATCGCCGACGACGAGGCGAACCTGCGCCGTGTGCTCGGCGCGCAGCTGCAGCGCGACGGCTACGACGTGCTGATGGCGGAGGACGGAGAGCAGGCGCTCGCGACGCTCGCCGATCACCACGTGGACGTGGTGATCAGCGATCTGCGCATGCCGAAGCTCGACGGGATGCAGCTGCTGAAGCGCATCACCGCGTCGCAGCCCGAGCTGCCGGTGATCATCATCACCGCGCACGGCACGGTCGACACCGCGGTCGAGGCGCTCAAGCTCGGCGCGTTCGACTACGTCACCAAGCCCTTCGATCGCACGGAGTTCAAGAACGTCGTCGACAAGGCCTCGCGCACCGCCGAGCTGCGGCAGCGCGAGGGCGAGATGGCCGAGCGCGGCCTGATCGGGCAGTCGCCCGCGATGCTCTCGATCTACTCGGTGATCGAGAAGGTCGCGGACACGCCGAGCACCGTGCTGATCACCGGCGAGAGCGGCACCGGCAAGGAGCTCATCGCGCGCGCGCTGCACGAGAAGAGCTCGCGCCACGACAAGCCGTTCATCCGCGTGAACTGCGCCGCGATCCCCCGCGACCTGATCGAGAGCGAGCTCTTCGGGTACGAGAAGGGCGCGTTCACCGGCGCGGTCACGAGCAAGCCGGGCCGCTTCGAGCTCGCCGACGGAGGCACGCTCTTCCTCGACGAGATCGGCGAGATCCCGGTGAACATGCAGGTGAAGCTGCTCCGCGCGATCCAGGAGCAGGAGTTCGAGCGCGTCGGCGGCATCAAGACGATCGAGGTCGACGTGCGCCTCATCGCCGCGACCAACCGCGACCTCGCGCAGGAGATCAAGGAGCAGCGCTTCCGCGAGGATCTCTACTACCGCCTCAACGTCGTGCAGATGCGGCTGCCCCCGCTGCGCGAGCGCCAGGGCGACATCCCGCTGCTGGTCGAGCACTTCGTGAAGCGCTTCCGCGAGCGCCTGAAGAAGTCGCGCGTGGTCGGCGTGAGCGAGAACGCGATGGAGGTGCTCCTCGCGCATCCGTGGCCGGGCAACATCCGCGAGCTCGAGAACGTGATCGAGCGCGCGATGCTGTTCTGCGACGGCGAGCGCATCGACGTCGGCGATCTGCCGCCCGATCTGCGCACCGTTCCGTCGAGCTCGCCGGGCTCGCACGCCGCGCCCGCGAGCGCGCGTCGCGCCGAGGCCGCGCACGACGACGAAGAGGACGAGGATCTCGGCGAGGAGCCGACGGCGAGCGGCGAGATCGGGCTCAAGGAGCTGGTGCGCGAGGCCGCGGCGAAGGTCGAGCGCGAGCTGATCGTGCGCGCGCTGCAGCAGACCGGCGGCAACGTCACGCACACCGCGCGCCTCCTCAAGATCTCGCGCAAGAGCCTGCAGACGAAGATGAAGGAGCTCGGCCTCCGCGAGGCACGCGAGGACTGA